The sequence below is a genomic window from Gemmatimonadota bacterium.
TGGGCGGCCCCGATGTCGGCCCCACCGTGCGTGGCCTCGCGGGTCGTCAGGAGGAGAAACAGGTTCAGTACGCCGGTGCGTATGAAGAGATCGGCGCCGACGCGCATCAGCCGGCGGACCGCGCCGAGATTTACCTGGAAGGACCAGCCCAGCTTTCGCCTGACGATCCAGATCGACCAGACCGCGCCGATCCAGTACGCGACGACGCTGGCCACCGCCGCGCCGGCAATACCCAGGGCGGGCACGGGGCCCGCGCCGAAAATGAGTATCGGGTCGAGCACGATGTTGATGCCGTTGATGCCGAGGGCGATCCAGAGCGGCGAGCGCATATCCTGGAGTCCCCGCAAGGCGCCGCAGGCCGTCAGTGTGATCAGAATGGCGGGGGCGCCGAGCCAGCGCCAGAAGATGTAGTCCACGGCCCCATCGTGGATCACTCCCGACGCACCGAGCAGCGTGGCCAGGTGCGAAGTAAGCGGAACGCCGAGGACGATGATCAGCAGCCCGAAGACCATGCTCATGATGATGCCCAGGCTGCTCATGGAAACGGACCGGGACCGGTCGTTGTCTCCCTCGGCCTGGGCTACTTCGGTCTGGGTACTGATCCCGAGGAAGTTGAAAACCCAGAAGAGGCCGGAAAGCGACACGGCGCCGACCCCGAGGGCGGCCAGGGATTCCGCGCCGAGCCGCTTGATGAAGGCGGTGTCCACGAGCCCGGTAAGCGGTTCCGCGATGAGTGACAGCAACACGGGGAAGGAAAGCCGCACAAGCGTCGCATGGGGCCTGGCCGTAAAAGGATGGGCGGACGAGGTGCTTGCGGGCTTTGTATCGCACATATTCACCTGGGCGGCGTAGTTGATTAGCGTACTTCGTCGGCGTTCTTAGACAGCGTACTAGATCGGCGCACTCCGGCGGTGCACTTCGCCGGCGCGCTCAGGCGGCGCACTCCGGCGGCGCACCTAGTCGGCGAACCGGTCCACCGCGAGGAGATCCAGGTCTATATCGAAGTCGAGGTCGCTGTCGGTCCGCTCACCGGCTATGAGCCGGCGGACCAGCTTCCCTGTCACCGGACCGAGGGATACCCCGATCATGGCGTGGCCGGCCGCCACAACCAGGTTGCTGAAGTCCGGGACCCGGCCCAGAAAGGGCAGGCCGTCGGGCGTGCAGGGACGCAACCCGCACCAGGTCTCCAGGATCTCATAAGAACCGATATCGAAATCCGGCAGATACCAGGGAATGGCATTCAGAATGGCGGCAACGCGCCGCTGGTTAATGGTCTGGTCCATGCCGGCCAGCTCCAGGGTGCCCCCGATTCGGAGCGTGTCGCCCATGGGCGTGACGGCCACGCGGGATTCCGACAGCATGAAGGGCATTTCCGGCCA
It includes:
- a CDS encoding MATE family efflux transporter translates to MCDTKPASTSSAHPFTARPHATLVRLSFPVLLSLIAEPLTGLVDTAFIKRLGAESLAALGVGAVSLSGLFWVFNFLGISTQTEVAQAEGDNDRSRSVSMSSLGIIMSMVFGLLIIVLGVPLTSHLATLLGASGVIHDGAVDYIFWRWLGAPAILITLTACGALRGLQDMRSPLWIALGINGINIVLDPILIFGAGPVPALGIAGAAVASVVAYWIGAVWSIWIVRRKLGWSFQVNLGAVRRLMRVGADLFIRTGVLNLFLLLTTREATHGGADIGAAHQAIRQVWMFGTFVLDALAVTGQSLVAYFLGGDQIRSARKVARIVCHWSVWSGGLLGLVLWLGSGVIIDLLVPATAVAYFHSAWIIAVVVQPVNALAFATDGLHWGSGDYRYLRNAVVLATGTGAAGLLAGPHALDWIWLMTGVWIGVRATLGVVRIWPGVGNSPFRVME